Part of the Paenibacillus aurantius genome, AGCCATGAGCAAAGCCAAGCGAACGGTACGCCGCAACATTGAGGAGTATCAGCTCGAGGACGGCCGCAGCATCTATGTGCTCGCCGAAGGCCGGCTCGTTAACCTGGCGGCGGGAGACGGCCACCCTGCTGAAATCATGGATATGACCTTCGCCCTCCAGGCGATGTCTCTTAAGTATGTGAACGATAACTACAAGTCGATCGGCTCTCATGTGGTCAACGTGCCGTACGTGCTCGACGAGCAGGTGGCCCGCTATAAGCTGGAATCCCTCGGCACTTCGATCGACCGCCTGACCGATGAACAGAAAGCTTATTTGGATAGCTGGGCTGAGCACTAAGCCCTTTCTGAGAAGACGCCGCAAGGCGTCTTTTTGCTAAAAGGCGGGTGAGCGCACTTTCCTCTTTATCCCGGCCGAAGGATAAGCTCCATGTCGGGTAAGCAATTTGTGGAAAATCATCCAAGGATGGTTTCTTTACCTGGAACTGGGGTAATAACCTGTAAGGAGAAGGAGATGGAGGGAACCGAATGACGGAGAGCTTGACCCCGCTGCTTCACAAATTCAGACTAGAGCTGCGGGAGGACACAATGGCGGCGCAATTGGGCGGCTATTACGCCTGCCGCAACGGACAGAAGCATATCGTACTCAACCGGGATCTGCCGGAGGAGAAGAAGGCCGAGGTGGGACTCGAGATCATTGACCGTCATTGCCGAGATCAAACTCCTTCCGCGTTTCTTCCGTATTTTTTGTTTGACGAAGGGTTTCCGGAAAAGAAATAGGAACAGCCGATTACGTACATAACCTATGGACGGGCCGTTTGCTGACGGCCTGTTCTTTTTTTTGCCGGGATTCTGTAAAAGTTCACAAAAATTATTAGTAAATGTTTCCGGGGAAGAAGGAATTTTTGCAATCGGATAGAATATTCAATATAATTGGTGGTGGAAAGTGGGGTAAAGTGGAGGGAAGGGGTAGCCGAATATGTTCATGGGCGAATATCAGCATACGATCGACGATAAAGGCCGCATGATCATCCCGGCGAAGTTCAGAGAAGCCCTGGGAGCCACGTTTGTCATCACCCGCGGACTGGACCACTGCTTGTTTGTTTATCCGAATAGCGAATGGGCCGTAATGGAGCAGAAGCTGAAGTCGCTGCCTCTCATGAAATCCGATGCCCGCGCGTTTACCCGGTTCTTCTTCTCCGGTGCCACCGAATGCGAGCTTGACAAACAGGGAAGGGTAAATATACCGAATACTTTGGTCGAGCATGCCCGATTAGCGAAGGACTGCGTCGTCATTGGCGTATCCAACCGGGTGGAAATTTGGAGCAAGGACGTGTGGGAAGGATACTTCCAGCAGTCCGAGGAATCGTTTAACGAAATCGCGGAGAAGCTTGTGGATTTTAATTTTGACTTGTAGGCTTTCCCGGACGCATAGGAGGAACAGCATTGTTTCATCACATCACAGTATTGAAAGAAGAAGCGGTAGAAGGCTTGAACATCCATCCGGACGGCATCTATGTCGATTGTACACTAGGCGGCGCCGGGCACAGCGAAACCATTGCCTCGAGGCTCGGCGGGCAGGGGAGATTGATTGCTTTTGATCAGGACGATACCGCCCTGGCTAATGCCAAGACGAGATTGGCCCCTTATGCCGAACGCGTAACGCTGGTGAGAAGCAATTTCCGATACATACGGCAAGAGCTCCTGAAGCTGGACCTGCCCCGGTCCGGAGAGAACCCCCAGGTTAACGGAATTCTGTTCGACCTTGGCGTATCGTCCCCTCAGCTGGATGAGGCGGAGAGAGGGTTCAGCTACAACCAGGAAGCCGACCTGGATATGAGGATGGATCAGACTTCATCGTTAACCGCCAAGGAAATTGTCAATGAATGGTCGGAAGCCGAGATAGCGAAGATTCTGTTTGAATATGGCGAGGAGAAGTTTTCCCGCCGGATTGCCGCCCAAATCCTTTCACACCGGGCTAAGGGCACCATTGAAACCACATCCCAGCTGGCTGAAATCGTAAAAGAAGGGATTCCGGCAGCCGCCAGAAGAACGGGTGGCCATCCCGCCAAGCGCAGCTTCCAGGCGCTTCGAATCGCCGTGAATGACGAATTGGGAGCTTTCGAAGAGGCATTGGAGCAAGCTGTCGATTGCCTTGCCCCCGGGGGGAGAATTTCCGTCATTACCTTTCATTCCCTCGAGGACAGAATCTGTAAGCAGTTTTTTGCGAAATTTGTTGAAAAATGTACCTGTCCACCGGATTTTCCTATATGCGTTTGCCAGAAAAAGTCGATTCTTAGACTGGTCCAACGTAAGCCTATCTTGCCGTCGAAACAAGAGTTGGAACTAAACCCGCGTTCCCGGTCAGCAAAACTGAGAATAGCGGAGAAACTATAGGGGGGACGAACCTTTGGCCTATCATACACAGGGTAGTTTAGCCGTCAAGGAGAAACAGCAAGCCAGGCAGACGGTCAAGTACCGGGAGAAGACAAAAGTCGTATCGCGCCCGGCCCTTACCATGAAATTCAAGCTCCAGCTTCTGGGGATGCTCGTGATTGGAGTATCCGTAGCAAGCTCCGTTATTTTTATGCACTCCAAAATCTATGAACTGAACAAAGAGATTTACGACACCAGCACCTCCATTCAGAAGCTCGAAGAAGAAAACAAGCTGCTTCTTAACAAGAAGAGCGCCATGCTTAATGCGGACAACCTGAAGAAAGCCGCGAGCGGCACGGGTCTGCGCCCTACCAGTGAAGAGAATATTGCCCGCGGAAGCTCCGCTCCTAACGCGTCGGCCAATCCAGAGAAGAAAACGGCTAAACGTTAATGGGGTTAATGAATATGGAGAAAAAAATGAAAATCCGGTCTTTATTGATCGGTGTCTTTTTTTTCCTGGCCTTTTTCCTTATCATCGGAAAGCTCTATTGGCTTCAAGTGGTAGACGCGTCGATGCTGAGAGAGAAAGCCGCGAACAAATGGACGAACGAAGAGATGCTGCTGCCCGTCCGGGGGACGATCATGGACCGCAAGGACCGGGTTCTGGCGGAGGACGCTCCCGCCTACACCGTCGCCCTAAACCCAGAAGTCATTAATGAGAGAGGAATTGCCAGGGAGATAGCCCATGGGCTGGCTCCCATTCTAAGTCTCTCTGCGGATGCCGGCAAAATCTCCGAGCTGGAGGAGAAAATTTACGGGCTTGCCACCAAGAAAAGAGCGGACTATCCGGATAAATATGCGCTGGAAGTTCCGATTAACTCCGAAGGCAAGAAGATCGACGGAGACAAGAAGCAGCAGGTGGAGGATTTTATTGCCAAGCTGAAGGACGACTTGAAGGAGTCCAAAGGGAAAATCCGGGATGTGGGCATTTTCCTCAAAGAAACCGAGAAGCGCTACTACCCGAACGATAATCTCGCTTCCCACGTCCTCGGCTACGTAAACCGGGAAGGGGCGGCGGTCGAAGGACTCGAGAAGTATCTCGACGACCAGCTCAAAGGAACGCCGGGCAAGCTGGTGAGGGAGAAGGACCGCATGGGCGTGGAGCTTCCGGATTCAAAGGTATCCTTGGACCCCGTCGTGAACGGCAAGAACGTCCGGCTGACGATTGACAACAAAATTCAGTACTTTACGGAAAATGCGCTGAAGAAGGCGATGGACAAATGGAAGGCCAAGAGCATGACGGCCATTGCCGTCGATCCGAAAACAATGGAAATTTTGGCCATGGCGAATGCTCCTGATTTCAATCCCAACAAATTCTGGGAGGCCAAAAGCCAGGCGAACTTCACCAATCATGCCGTCGCCTCCGCCTATGAACCAGGCTCCACCTTCAAGCTCGTTACGCTGGCGGGGGCCATTCAGGAAGGGTTATGGCATCCGAACGATAAATACCAGTCCGGCTCTATCGCCATTCCCGGAGGAGCGGTGCATGACCATAACCGTGTCGGCTGGGGCAAAATCTCCTTCATGGAGGGGCTGCTTCGCTCGAGTAACGTGGCTTTCGTCAAGCTGGGCTATGAGGGGCTGAAGAGAGAAGGGCTGGATTCCTGGATCGCCAAATTCGGCTTCGGCAAGAAGACCGGCATCGCAATGCCGGGCGAGGTCGGTGGAGTGACCGGCCTGAAATATGATTCTGACTACGCGAGGGCTACCTACGGGCAGTCGCTTACGGTTACGGCCCTGCAGCAGACGGCGGCTTACGCGGCAATAGCCAATGGCGGGAAGCTGATGAAGCCGCAGCTTATTAAGGAAATCATTAACCCGGAGACGAAGGAAGTGGAGAAATCGTTCGCTCCGGAGGTGATTCGGCAGGTGGTGACGGAGGAGACGGCCCGCCAAACCTCCCTGGCGCTCGAACAGGTAGTCGCCAATCAGGAGCAGGGAACCGGACGCCGCGCTTACATCAACGGGTACCGGGTCGCCGGTAAAACGGGGACGGCCAATATCGTGAAGGACGGGGAGAGAACCTACTCCGAAGACACGTGGCTCATTTCCTTTATCGGCTATGCCCCGGTGGACGATCCCAAAATACTGGTGGCCGTCATTGCCGACCAGCCGGAGCTCGGAGGAGATTACCATCTGGGGGGAGAAGTCGCCGCCCCCGTATTTAAAGAAATTGTGTCTCAGTCCTTGAGCTACATGGGGGTTCCAACGGAAGGAGCTCCGCTCAAAAATCCCGCCGTTTCAGAAGCAGTCGCTCCGGTGCCGGATGTTATCGGAAAAGACCTCAACGAAGCGAAGAAAACGCTCGAGAAAATCGGCTTCAAGGTCGAATTGGTCGGCAGCGGAGGGAAGGTGGTCAGCCAAATGCCGCAAGCGGGAAGCGAGATTCTGCTCTCCCAGCGCATTTATTTGGGCGCCGAGGACGCGGCTTCAACGGAGATTCCCGATCTCAAAGGCAAGTCGCTGCGTGATGCGCTGGAAGTGTGCTCGATGCTCGGGGTAGCCTGCAAAACCTCGGGCGAAGGCTATGTAGCCTCCCAGACGGTCAGCGGCGAAGGGGACCAGCGTTTGCTGCAGCTGGAGCTGTCCTTGGCTGTGGCGCAGGGAGGAACGCCGGATTCCGGACAGACGACTGCCAGGGAAGGTCCTGTTTCGGCGGCTTCGTCCAAGGAGCAGACGGGCAAAAAACCGGCAGGTAGTGCTTCCCCTTCCCCGACTCCCACTCCCAAGAAAGACAGCCGGTAACGGGTCATAGGAACAAGAACAACCCTGCCATACGGCAGGGTTGTTCTATCCCCTGGTTGTCCCGAATAGTCATGAGTAGGAAACGAACATGACTTTTTTCGGGTAAGGGGGAAGGCTGGGGTATGAAGGTGTCTAACGTAACGGTGCGCCGCCGGCTACTGTTTGTAATGCTGGGCGGGGCCGTCATTTTTGTTTCGCTGATCCTGAGACTGGCGTATGTCCAGCTTTGGATGGGGCCGGAGCTTGCCCGGAAGGCGGAGAATAACTGGAGAAGGGACATCCCTTACGCGGCCAAGCGGGGGGAGATACTGGACCGCAACGGCGTAAAGCTTTCTTATAATATCACCTCCCCCTCCGTCTGGGTGATTCCGGCCCAGATCCAGGATGCGAAGGCGGCGACGGCGGAGCTTGCGCGAGTGCTCCAGTCGGCCCAGGAGCCCATCTATAAGATGGTGACGAAGAAAGAAAGCATCGTCCGCATCCAACCGGCGGGACGCAAGATCACCGAGGAGAAGGCGAAGGAAATCCGCGATCTAGCCATTCCCGGTGTCGTGGTCGCCGAGGACAACAAACGGTTCTATCCGTTGGGCCCGTTAGCTTCCCACATTCTCGGTTTTACGGATGTGTTCAACAAAGGATTAAGCGGAGTCGAAGCCAAGTATGACGACCAGCTTACCGGCATTCAAGGCAATGTCTCCTATCTGGCAGATGCCGCGGGCAGGGCGATGCCGAATACGTCGGAGCAGTATGTCAAGCCGCAGGACGGGCTTAACCTGCAGCTGACCGTCGACAGCTACATCCAGTCGGTCATGGAAAGGGAGCTGGACCAGGCCATGCTGCAATACCAGGCCAAGCACAGCATTGCCATCGCCATGGATCCTTCCAACGGTGAAATCCTCGCCATGGCCGGAAGACCGGGGTTCGACCCGTCCCATTTCCGCGACTTTCCGGTGGAGGATTACAACCGCAACCTGCCTATCTGGATGACGTACGAGCCAGGCTCGACCTTTAAGATCATCACCTTGGCCGCCGCGCTCCAGGAGAAGAAAGTCAACTTCAATGAGCCTTTCTATGATTCCGGCGCCGTAGAGGTAGGGGGAGCCCGGCTCCGCTGCTGGAAGCGGGGGGGCCACGGCAGCGAAACGATGCTGGAAGTGGTGGAGAACTCCTGCAACCCTGGTTTTGTGCTCATGGGCCAAAGACTCGGCAAGGATAAATTGTTCGATTATATTACCCGGTTCGGGTTCGGGAAGAAGACCGGCATTGATCTGGGCGGCGAGGAGAACGGCATCATGTTCAAGCCGTCCAAAGTCGGTCCCGTGGAATTGGCGACCACGGCCTTTGGCCAAGGGGTGTCGGTGACGCCTATTCAGCAGATTGCCGCGGTATCGGCCGCGATCAACGGAGGCAAGCTTTTCAAGCCTCATGTCGCGAAAGCCTGGTTTAACCCGGAGACGGGCGAAACCGTCGAAACCGTACAGGCGGAGCTGGTGCGTCAGGTGATCTCCGAAAGCACCTCGGCCCAGGTTCGTCAGGCGCTGGAGAGCGTGGTGGCCAAAGGAACGGGACGCAATGCGTTTCTGGACGGGTACCGGGTGGGCGGCAAAACCGGAACGGCCCAGAAGGTCATCAATGGACGCTATTCCGCGGATGAGCATATTGTGTCGTTCATCGGTTTCGCGCCGGCGGATGATCCCAAAATCGTCATCTATGCCGCGGTCGACGACCCGCAGGGTATTCAATTCGGAGGTCTTATCGCCGCTCCGATCGTCAAGAATATTATGGCGGACGCCCTTCGCTACATGAAAGTGGAGCCTCGCAAGGACCAGATCTCCCGGGAACTGAAGCCGGAGCTGGGGGACGTCCCTATTGTGGAAGTGCCGGATCTCGTTGGTGCTACGGTGGAGGATATTTACGAGGACCTCAACATGGACTTCAAGCTGGCCAAGTCGGGGAACGGCCGAACGGTGATCAGCCAGGCTCCTAAAGCGGGAACCCGGGTGGAGAAAGGATCGACGATCCGCATCTATCTCTCCAATCCTCCGGAGGAGCCGGCGAAATAATGACAAGGGGACGGTTTCATCCGCCGCAAAAACGGGTAACGATAAAGGTTGCTTGTTTGGCGAAGGTTTTTCTCATAAGGTTGTGTATAATGGGTGTATAGTGGGTAGTAGGCCGTTTAGCTCACGTATAGCAGGAGTACAGGGGGTTCTCACATTGATAAAAATTAGCGAACTGGCCTCGCTGCTGGCAGGGGCCCGATTAGACGGAGACGAATCGGTGGAGCTGACGGGGATCCAGACGGATTCCCGCAAAGTAAGGCCGGGAGATTTGTTTATTTGCCTTCCGGGGCATGCCGCCGACGGCCACGATTATGCGGCTAAGGCGGTGGCGCAGGGCGCTGCCGCCCTGGTGGTGGAAAGGGAAGTGGGGGAGAAGGTTCCCACCCTCCACGTGAAAGACAGCCGCTTGGCTATGGCGATCCTTGCCAACCGGTTCTATGATTACCCGAGCCGGGAATTTAAAGTCATCGGCATTACAGGAACGAACGGAAAGACCACGACAACATACATAATTGACAAATTGTTAACGGATCATGGCGCACGGACCGGGCGGATGGGAACCATCGAAATGAAGATTGGCAGCGAGACGTTTCCCGTGCAGAACACGACTCAGGAAGCGTTGGCCCTCCAGCACAATTTCCGGCGCATGCGGGACCAGCAGGCCGATTACTGCATCATGGAGGTGTCGAGCCATGCCCTGCAGATGGGCCGGGTAAAGGGAGTCCGCTTTCGCACGGCTATTTTTACGAATCTGACCCAGGACCACTTGGATTACCACGGCTCTATGGAGGAATACCGGGCGGCCAAGGGGCTTCTGTTCTCGCGGCTTGGCAACGAATACGCCTCCGATGCCGGCAGCCGGCAGTTTGCCGTTCTTAACGGGGATGACCCCGCCTCTTACTATTATCAGAGTCTGACCGCGGTCGAAGTCCTTACCTACGGCATCGACAAGCCCGCCGACTTTCAGGCAACGGATATCCGTGTCACTTCGCGGGGGACAGAGTTTAAGCTCACAGCCTTCGGAGAGGAAGAAACGATTCTGCTCAAGCTGATCGGCAAGTTCAACGTCTACAATGCTCTGGCGGCCATAGCGGCAGCCTGGATCGAAGGGGTTCCGCTTTCTTCCATTAAAAAGAGCTTGTCGGAGCTTTCGCTCATCGAAGGCCGGATGGAGCCGGTTGACGAAGGACAGTCCTTCTCCGTCCTCGTTGATTTCGCGCATACCCCAGACGGGCTGGAGAATGCCCTGACCACGGTGCGCGAATTTGCGGAGGGCCGCATCCTCACGGTCTTTGGCTGCGGAGGGGACCGGGACAAGACGAAACGTCCGCTCATGGGAGCCATTGCCGCACGCTACAGCGATTATGTTATCGCGACTTCGGATAATCCCCGTTCGGAAGATCCTTCGGCCATACTCGAGGATGTCCGCCCCGGGATTGTGAGGGAAGCAGGCGATGCCAAAGGCTACATTCTCCTGCCCGACCGCAGGGAAGCGATTAGGAAAGCGGTTGAAATGGCAGGCCCTGACGATGTAATATTGATTGCGGGCAAGGGCCATGAAACTTATCAAATCATTGGCGGTACCACCCATCATTTCGATGACCGGGAAGAAGCCCGGAATGCCATTAAGGAGAAGAAATCATGATCAAGCGCACCCTGCAGCAAGCGGCTTCGATGACCGCCGGCCTTCTTGCCGGTACCAAGGAAGGAACCACGCTCTTTCAGGGCGTCTCCACCGATACCCGGACGCTGAAGCCCGGACAGCTGTATATCCCGCTGATCGGGGAAACATTCGACGGGCATGCCTACGTGCTGGAAGCGCTGGAGAAAGGAGCCGCCGCGGCTCTATGGCAGAAGGACCGCCAGCTTCCGGAAGGGGATCATCCTCTCATTCTGGTCGAGGATACCCTTGCGGCCCTGCAGAGCCTGGCGAAGAGCTACCGAAGCGAGCTTCCGGTCCAAGTGGTCGCCATTACGGGCAGCAACGGCAAAACGTCCACGAAAGATATGACGGCTTCGATCCTCTCCGTTTCTTTGCGCGTGAGGAAAACGGAAGGGAATCTCAACAATCATATCGGCCTGCCCCTGACCCTGCTCCGGTTGGAGGAAGATACTCAAGCCGCTGTAGTGGAAATGGGAATGAGCGGACGGGGGGAGATTGATTTGCTCACCCGGATTGCCGCGCCCGATATCGTTATCATTACGAATATCGGAGAATCCCACCTGCTGCAGCTCGGGAGCCGGGAAGAGATAGCAAGAGCCAAGACGGAGAGCCTGGCGGGGCTGAAGGAAGGAGGGGCTTTCATCTTCAACGGAGATGAGCCGCTTATTCCGAAGGTGCTTCCCGAAATGCCGCAGCCGGCCCATTTTGACCGCATACGATTTGGTACCCACCCTAATAACGATATCTATCCGACCTCTATAGAGATGGAGGGGGAAGGAACCCGTTTCCGCATCCAGGACCCGGATTCCCCCGAATTCTACCTCCCGCTGCTCGGAAGGCATAACGTCATCAATGCTTTGGCGGCGATCTCCGCGGCCAGGCGGCTTGGGGTGTCGAATGAGGACATCGCGGAGGGATTGAAGTCCCTCAAGATGACCAGCATGAGAATTGAAGCT contains:
- the mraZ gene encoding division/cell wall cluster transcriptional repressor MraZ — translated: MFMGEYQHTIDDKGRMIIPAKFREALGATFVITRGLDHCLFVYPNSEWAVMEQKLKSLPLMKSDARAFTRFFFSGATECELDKQGRVNIPNTLVEHARLAKDCVVIGVSNRVEIWSKDVWEGYFQQSEESFNEIAEKLVDFNFDL
- the rsmH gene encoding 16S rRNA (cytosine(1402)-N(4))-methyltransferase RsmH — protein: MFHHITVLKEEAVEGLNIHPDGIYVDCTLGGAGHSETIASRLGGQGRLIAFDQDDTALANAKTRLAPYAERVTLVRSNFRYIRQELLKLDLPRSGENPQVNGILFDLGVSSPQLDEAERGFSYNQEADLDMRMDQTSSLTAKEIVNEWSEAEIAKILFEYGEEKFSRRIAAQILSHRAKGTIETTSQLAEIVKEGIPAAARRTGGHPAKRSFQALRIAVNDELGAFEEALEQAVDCLAPGGRISVITFHSLEDRICKQFFAKFVEKCTCPPDFPICVCQKKSILRLVQRKPILPSKQELELNPRSRSAKLRIAEKL
- a CDS encoding penicillin-binding transpeptidase domain-containing protein yields the protein MNMEKKMKIRSLLIGVFFFLAFFLIIGKLYWLQVVDASMLREKAANKWTNEEMLLPVRGTIMDRKDRVLAEDAPAYTVALNPEVINERGIAREIAHGLAPILSLSADAGKISELEEKIYGLATKKRADYPDKYALEVPINSEGKKIDGDKKQQVEDFIAKLKDDLKESKGKIRDVGIFLKETEKRYYPNDNLASHVLGYVNREGAAVEGLEKYLDDQLKGTPGKLVREKDRMGVELPDSKVSLDPVVNGKNVRLTIDNKIQYFTENALKKAMDKWKAKSMTAIAVDPKTMEILAMANAPDFNPNKFWEAKSQANFTNHAVASAYEPGSTFKLVTLAGAIQEGLWHPNDKYQSGSIAIPGGAVHDHNRVGWGKISFMEGLLRSSNVAFVKLGYEGLKREGLDSWIAKFGFGKKTGIAMPGEVGGVTGLKYDSDYARATYGQSLTVTALQQTAAYAAIANGGKLMKPQLIKEIINPETKEVEKSFAPEVIRQVVTEETARQTSLALEQVVANQEQGTGRRAYINGYRVAGKTGTANIVKDGERTYSEDTWLISFIGYAPVDDPKILVAVIADQPELGGDYHLGGEVAAPVFKEIVSQSLSYMGVPTEGAPLKNPAVSEAVAPVPDVIGKDLNEAKKTLEKIGFKVELVGSGGKVVSQMPQAGSEILLSQRIYLGAEDAASTEIPDLKGKSLRDALEVCSMLGVACKTSGEGYVASQTVSGEGDQRLLQLELSLAVAQGGTPDSGQTTAREGPVSAASSKEQTGKKPAGSASPSPTPTPKKDSR
- a CDS encoding stage V sporulation protein D produces the protein MKVSNVTVRRRLLFVMLGGAVIFVSLILRLAYVQLWMGPELARKAENNWRRDIPYAAKRGEILDRNGVKLSYNITSPSVWVIPAQIQDAKAATAELARVLQSAQEPIYKMVTKKESIVRIQPAGRKITEEKAKEIRDLAIPGVVVAEDNKRFYPLGPLASHILGFTDVFNKGLSGVEAKYDDQLTGIQGNVSYLADAAGRAMPNTSEQYVKPQDGLNLQLTVDSYIQSVMERELDQAMLQYQAKHSIAIAMDPSNGEILAMAGRPGFDPSHFRDFPVEDYNRNLPIWMTYEPGSTFKIITLAAALQEKKVNFNEPFYDSGAVEVGGARLRCWKRGGHGSETMLEVVENSCNPGFVLMGQRLGKDKLFDYITRFGFGKKTGIDLGGEENGIMFKPSKVGPVELATTAFGQGVSVTPIQQIAAVSAAINGGKLFKPHVAKAWFNPETGETVETVQAELVRQVISESTSAQVRQALESVVAKGTGRNAFLDGYRVGGKTGTAQKVINGRYSADEHIVSFIGFAPADDPKIVIYAAVDDPQGIQFGGLIAAPIVKNIMADALRYMKVEPRKDQISRELKPELGDVPIVEVPDLVGATVEDIYEDLNMDFKLAKSGNGRTVISQAPKAGTRVEKGSTIRIYLSNPPEEPAK
- a CDS encoding UDP-N-acetylmuramoyl-L-alanyl-D-glutamate--2,6-diaminopimelate ligase; its protein translation is MKISELASLLAGARLDGDESVELTGIQTDSRKVRPGDLFICLPGHAADGHDYAAKAVAQGAAALVVEREVGEKVPTLHVKDSRLAMAILANRFYDYPSREFKVIGITGTNGKTTTTYIIDKLLTDHGARTGRMGTIEMKIGSETFPVQNTTQEALALQHNFRRMRDQQADYCIMEVSSHALQMGRVKGVRFRTAIFTNLTQDHLDYHGSMEEYRAAKGLLFSRLGNEYASDAGSRQFAVLNGDDPASYYYQSLTAVEVLTYGIDKPADFQATDIRVTSRGTEFKLTAFGEEETILLKLIGKFNVYNALAAIAAAWIEGVPLSSIKKSLSELSLIEGRMEPVDEGQSFSVLVDFAHTPDGLENALTTVREFAEGRILTVFGCGGDRDKTKRPLMGAIAARYSDYVIATSDNPRSEDPSAILEDVRPGIVREAGDAKGYILLPDRREAIRKAVEMAGPDDVILIAGKGHETYQIIGGTTHHFDDREEARNAIKEKKS
- a CDS encoding UDP-N-acetylmuramoyl-tripeptide--D-alanyl-D-alanine ligase, with product MIKRTLQQAASMTAGLLAGTKEGTTLFQGVSTDTRTLKPGQLYIPLIGETFDGHAYVLEALEKGAAAALWQKDRQLPEGDHPLILVEDTLAALQSLAKSYRSELPVQVVAITGSNGKTSTKDMTASILSVSLRVRKTEGNLNNHIGLPLTLLRLEEDTQAAVVEMGMSGRGEIDLLTRIAAPDIVIITNIGESHLLQLGSREEIARAKTESLAGLKEGGAFIFNGDEPLIPKVLPEMPQPAHFDRIRFGTHPNNDIYPTSIEMEGEGTRFRIQDPDSPEFYLPLLGRHNVINALAAISAARRLGVSNEDIAEGLKSLKMTSMRIEALRADSGALVLNDAYNASPTSMKAALALLEELEGPSRKIVVLGDMLELGEREEEFHREIGRLLRPERIDRVYVYGRLSRHLAEEAQNRYPAGAVSWYEDKGELAKDLRSAVKPDDAVLVKGSRGMKLEEIVHALLPS